Genomic window (Phragmites australis chromosome 21, lpPhrAust1.1, whole genome shotgun sequence):
GAtaccaacgtgggagcccatagtaagatatatatatatatatatatatatatatatatatatatatatatatatatatatatatggggaggCGTGGTGCATGGTTGAGTTACTCCATACCCTAGTCGCGCCCTCTCCACTTGACCTCCTGAAACTCTAGTCGTGCGcgcagtgctagcacatcgatGCATGATATTCCATCGCAGCATATGTGGATAACATAGAGGCGTTGCTACTACTATGGCGCTGATTAGCTCGATGACAAGAACTTGAAGTTGTTGTTGGTTCATCTCCTGATTGATCCCGACTATGAAGGGCATGTCGAGGAGTTCATCGAAGCTTGTCGGGGAGCTTATCAGAGCTACTTCTTCTACATTGACGTGCATGACATTGGACTGGTATGCTTcatctcttcttccactgcactaTGCATCTAGTGATAATGATCCATGATCCCTTACTCGCATGGTTTCTTAGTTGAACAtggttaaaaaaatttattttgcaCTATcatagcctacccgttccccaacactAATGATGAGCCAAATGCCTAAGATCATTCTAAAATAGCAGGAAAAGGTGCAGATCTAGTAACTAAGTCATCCACCTGAAGAAttcatttccttcttcttccttccttccttccttccttctccttctcattctccttcctccccttcttctttccccctcttctccttccttcttaGCATGGTGGTGCAACAGGGGACACCATAGGGAGGGGCAACCAGGAGCAGGGAAGGGAGAGGGCGCAGGGGAAAGGGGTGACGGCTAGGAAGGGGGAGGGTGTCAGCCAACAGGGAGTGGGCACCCCCTAGGGTTGGGGGAAAGGAACGGCTTGGCCTAGGTTGGGCTATCCTGGGCCCAAGTTGGGAGGTGGGAGGGCCACCTCCTTCTCTGAACAACCCATCTgccttctttttttgtttttctaaacaatttcaaaaaacTATGTGAATCCGCTAAAACTTCCAGAAAACTAAAGTATTATTGAGGTAATACAATTAAAATATTCAAAAAATGTGTATAACTTGGAATCAACGTCTAGGAAATTACAttcaaataatatttatttcattaataatttttaatgaaaGAGATTTCAAGCAATAAATTAAATTGTGTAGAAACAACAATATATTGAATAACTGAAGTATTATTGAGGTTATACAATTAAAATACAGTAATCCACATTTTTTCTACAATATAACTAAAGTTATATTCAAACAGCGCATAATTTATGCAAAACCTGAGGGTTTTTTGTGTATTACTGTTTGGGGGTTAAGTGGCCACCATCGATCGGGTGCACTTTTGGTTGTGCCTCCTAGATGTGATCACTCGGTCAGCTGCACCATGGGGGCGCCGTCGGCCGCCTTCACATTGTGCCACCGCACCAACTGCGCTATCATGGAAGAGGGTCGATGTCCAGCAGGCACCACCAGAGGGAGGGCGTCATCTATCGAGCTTTTGCATCGTGCATCGGGCAGCCATTAGATTTGGGTAGTGCGAATGACCACCATCGCCAAGAGGGCGAGGTGCTCTTGCTCTGACTGCCAAATACTTGGGTGGCACTAACCTAGATCCAGATGGGCGCCGGAGGGGGGCCATGCATCGCCATGGGTTGGGGCCCGCTGTCGTTGGGAGTGAAAACCAGCACCACCGGCTAGGGCTTCCTGGAGGTGAGGTCTTGGCTAGCGCTACCTCCTTCAAGAGGGGAAGCCGATGTTGTCGGCCTTGGTTTTCTCAAAGGTGAGGAAATGGCCGCCACCATGACGTCTGGTGGTGCATCAACCATGTCAAGGCTGGAGGAGCTAAGGATGGCATCGCCCCGTGGACTGTCGGACCTGATGGGAGCAGTCGCCCTGAGCAAGGAGGTGATGGGAATAACATGGAAGGGCACATCATCACCGATGAAAAGAGAGGATGACGGCATCGATGAATCTTATTACTCTGGTGTCATCACAACGGAGGTCGCGACAAGGATGTTGACCACGACGACAATGGTGATGTTGGTGCTTAGGGTTGTGAGGTAAGGATGCAGGGATAAGATGAAGTATTGCATCTTTGAAGTCAAGGCCACCATTAAGGATCGCCCATTTTCATGTTGTTTGGCACACATTAGCCATTTCGGATGATGCATAGTTCATCGTCCCATGGCAGAAATTGGTTGACCAATTAGCGCAATGTAGAACAAAAGTGTGTGATAACCTATGGAATGTAATTGAGATAGTGGAGAGTCAAAATAGAGAGTGAATCGATTCCTTTCATTGCTTCAATTGATTGTACATTTATACATGATGAATAGATGGCAATTGTCGTTAGGGAGACACCCCTCCTTAACGGATAGCAGTAAATGCTAATGGCAGCTAATAATTAATCACATATTAGATTAATCGTAACAGTTTCAAGGTTGCACCCTTATCTTCCCCAGGGTGGTTAAtatgggctataaatatccACTCGTTGGATTGTAATGTGCATTCATTCTTAGAGCTGTAACCACTTAATACTCTCCTTGCTACTATGATCCTatctagggatgaaaatggacgAAACATTTCAGAAAACCCCCTAaccattttcattttcacatttccTCTCAAAAATAGAACAAAAAATGGGAAAGCCAAAAACGGGTACGAACTCAGAAATGTTGGGATATTAAAAACAAACCAATTCGAATGGAAACACAAGGAACAGATAATTCAAATCGGGAACACTGACCCGTAGACCAATAACTTCAAACATCGAcgcgacacataattaatttataACAACAAAAGGAATTCATACTGATACACAAATAAACCACGTAATGACAAAAGTCTTAACTGAATATAGTCACCATATCATAACTCGAGTACCCGACATAACATATAATCACACAAAGACTAGGGTTGGAGGTGGCACAGGTGCAGTAGCTTGAACGACATCGGTAGGTCGTCATCCGACTGAGATTGGGCCACTGAGGTCTGGGTGAAGTTTGGAATAGAGGTGATGTTTGGACTGGCCAGCTGGGCTTGGTGTATGGGctatattgtgatttgtgaagcttGATCTTAATTGGAGAAATGAAATATTTCTGACTATAAATAGGATACAAACAATATGGTCAGGAAAATAGCAAAACCATTTTTGTCCTATTTCCTCGTAagtccaaaaaattcaaaaatagttgGAAAAAATGTAGAAAATGGATCGGAACGGGACAAAATTTATCCCATCCGTTTCATCCCTAATCCTATGTAGCCTTCGCATCATACTCTTTGGGCTCGGACGTCTTGTTTGGATCGGTGTCCATGGCATGCCACTTTTGTTCTTACAACACTGATTGTTGTATCCTTGTAACATGTTAACCCCTCGATTCAATTCATTGGCGAATGAGCCCAGTTCCACATTAAGGCTTTTTTTTGGAAACAAAGGGATGAGAACCCACGGAAGGAGATCCCCAGGGGGCTTTAGATGGAACTTCATTTCCCTGTTGGGGTATTCCTACTCGGGTTTATATTCCCTGGCATTGTTTGGGAACTGGGGGTTGAAAATCACAAGAAACAAAAACGGCTccaaaaaatctggaaaaaatcaagaaaatttaTGAAATATTCAATAAAATGATAAACTCATTGCAAGATCACTAAAAATTCAGAAATCTCCAGGGTGCTCGACTGCTCGCAACATGTCCATAGAGGATGGTGGTTGCGTTGTTAGCATCCATGCATGACAAGGCCAGACCTAGAACCCCAGCAAACCCTACTGTAAGGCCAAGCTGCTTCATGTTGCAAGCATGCAGCAAAGCAACCGGGCAGCACAACAGCAGGATGCATGGTACATTTGGGTCCATGTGCAAGTTTCGAGGCGGAATCTAAGTCCAATATTCGTATTTCACAAAGCACACGAATGACCTAGTAACAAATTTAGTACAGGGGCAACGGAAACATAATCTCATGGAAGGGGCTGTGCATCATCAATCATCATGCAGAAGCACATTATCTCAACTGCTCAAGTATGCTCTATACGGAGGAACTTCTTTTAGTTCCAGAAAAGACGTAGCTAACATTAAAGTTCGGCCGTCCATACAACCACAAATATCAGCGCATCATAGATGAATTCAAATGAAAGTTGAATTCAGGTACCAACTAACATTCACCCAAGCTAATCTATGGCATTCATACATCAGCACATCACAAATGGCTCTCTCCACACATACATTAACATGTATTTAGAAGAGAAACAATATGACACAAGCAGTCTATCCGCAAACTTCAAATACTATTGGTAGTGCTCATAATCATCAAAATCTAGATACCTAAGGTCCTCAACATCTTAAACCGTAAGAGAACAAGTAAAACAAAGATAGTTAAAATGAAGATTCTACGTGAATAATGAATACAAGAGAAATTGACCACTTAAGCACTCCATGTTTAACTTTTTGAATCTGTACAGGTAATTGGAATAATCATGGCTATCCATACAACATTTGGCAAATCGTAAGTCAAAATTAAGGGGAAGGTGAGCCTAGAATAGCATGCTTGAGGCAAAACACCAAGCTAACACCAGCCCAACTACAAATGTATAAGATGTAAGCCTGGAGGGTACCAGTAAGACTAGTCTTATTCAGCTTTTACAATAGAATGATAGACACCATCACAACTACATTCTACATGAACCAGTTGACCTGCTAGATTGCTACTATAAATTTCTAAGTTTTCTAAACCTATCTAAACAAATACAAAATATTTGTCTTTAGAAAGTTGAGTGATGCACAATACTGTAGTATTTTGTCACAAATTACAGTAGTTTTCTAAGATTGAACAATCACCGTATTGCCAGACACAGCAGTTAGATAGTTACAGTTTGAGACTGAACCTTTTGTATCCAGTATTCAGATGAAAAGTTGGCAAACCTATCTGTAATGACGCACACAGGGTGATATGGTGCACTACAAGCAAAAAGAAGATTCACAAAGTACAAAGGCCTCTCCTTTTGTCAACTGTAATGCAAGGTCTCCCTATAATGATCTTCAATCCGACAAGAAAAATGAATGAAAGggaaaaactgaaacaaatgaGAGATACACAGTACAAAGAAGGCAACACTGGTCTCCTACCTATCCCAAACAGAAGAGTTTTCGAGTTttctgaacctatctaaacaaAAGAGAATATATCCAATTATCATGTCACTTATGAAATTGCTGAAGTGAGGATTAGAGCTTGGCACAACAGAATTTTCAGAACCGATGATCACAATATAGAAATATGAAAACATGGAACTTTATCAGCATGTGAAATCAACAAAGAGTTCTACTCCAAAATAGTATGCTACTAAAAAAACAATTCTGTAGAAAAACTGCTAACAAAAGAAATACAAGATGATGAACCAAGTTGAAGCCTCACAAAAGGGggaaaataaaaacttttgtTAACCTTCCAAAAGAGAGACTCAATCAATCAATCTGGTTTACATGTGGAGACTCAATGAAAAATAAGATCGTCGGCGTTGTGGGCAAGTGGCACCGGATTGTATACTTGTGTATATATGAACAAATCTACCACCCAATCAATGAATCATGTGAAAATAACTAGTAACTAAATCTACCAAAATTTGCATGAAATCAACACATGTAActatcaaatctagcaagaaCAAATACCAATTCATCTGCATCACCACACCATCTGAGGTAAAGAGGAATTTTCTTCCATACCTTCGGTGAGAGAGAGAACGAAGAAGCTCTGAGCCTAGCCTAGTCGTGGCCGCCAACGATTGAATACACCCCGGATTCAGTCGCAGCACCTCTCCCAGCGTGACCTACGGTCTCCACCATTGATGTAGCTGTCTCTTCGCTTCTTCAAATCATCCTCCTCATCTCCTTGTCTCTGTTGATGGTGAGATATGAGAAGAAATTCATGGGAAACAAGTTAGAGCTCATCTCCTTGTCTCTGTTGACGGTGAGGTCTGAGAAGATATTCGGTGAGAGGAGAGGACTCACATCGTCGCCGATGGGTAGTGCCTGAGCGGAGGtgctggtggaggtggaggcacAGCAATGGAGGAGGAGATGCGAGCGTCGAGTAGGTGGAGGCGCGGCAATGGAGACGGCAGCTCGCGAGTATTGCAGAAGCGTCATGACTGGGATGGGGAATCGAGCCCAACCTGGACTGGCGTGGATATCTTTCCCGTGGAAACCACACGGATCAAGCCGCAAAATCCCGTGAAATGGGCCAAACAAAGGCTACGTTCATCTGACACGGAGTGAATTTTCAGCGTTAGAAAAGGCCGGAATCTCTCGGGATTTCAGCCTCCCAAACGAACCCTAAAATGAAACAAAAATGGTTCATCCTCATGCCGCTGAAAATATTCTGGGCCAAACATTAGCCCTTGGGCTATAAAGTCAGGTCGGGCCACTTAACTATGGTTCTCGGTCAGACGGGCGTCGTATGTCTGCACACTCTGCAGTTCTTGGTTTCGGCGAGGAATATTCCACTTCCCCTGATTCGATTCCCCCTCCGACGAGGCGCGATGAGGTCTgcggccggcggcgccgcctcaGGCACCGATTTCGCCGACGCGCTGCCGTCCCCGATCTCACCCGCCGCGGCCCCGTCCCACTCCAGGTGAGAGGGCACCAACCGCCTCGATCCACTCGCGCGCCCCGTCTTACATACGTAACTGACTCTTGTGGCCCTTCTCTTCGTCCCCAGCCCCGGCCGCCACTACTACCTCGCCGTCGACCGCCTCCAGTTCAAGATGGTGCGTGCATCTTCCCCCCTCCACTGCGCCGTCGTGGCCCCCGTGCACTTGGATTTCATTTCTGTCGGATGCTAATCTTGCCCAGTAAGCCGTACTGCGGATTAATCAGTTCCGATTCGTATTGCAGAGGACCCTCTTGGAGCTTCTAGGTGTTGTCGCTGACCGGCGCGGTGGGCTGCCGATTTTCGTATGCGTTTCGTCACGGGATGAGCTTGATGCCCTCTGTGCTGCCGTTGCCAACCTCCCCTTTGTGTCGTTATCGCCGCTGGTATGTTCACTTGGTTGCAAATTGATGTCGTTGCATTTGTAATCCACAATCACAGCATAGTTATACTGCAATATGTTACAGTTATGGTATATGGATACATACATTGTTTGCGTTGGTATTTGTTCAATTCACTGAAAAAAAGCTGATATGTATCAATATACCTGCATCtaggaaaatatattttttatgcaaCTGTAAATGTTTTATTCTATCACTGGGCAGAATGGGAGGACAATGTTAGCTATTCTTCTACAAATATCCATATTTTGTTGTTCTGTAACCAGAGGTCCCAAGTTTTCCTGCTGGTCTTTCACCACTGTTTTGAACATTGTCTCAAGTTTTCTTATGTCTATGACCCCTGCTACAAAGATACTTTCACTTGGCTATGTTGCACCACTAATAGATTTGGTATGTACAGTACAGTGATCAGGCTGAAGCAGAGCGTGCATCCATTCTTGAGAAGTTCCGTCAAGCAACAACACAGTGGAATCAGGCTACCAAAGCTACTGATATCGCCGAAAGTTCCAAGCCTGAAAGCATGGGCTCGAAACTATGCATTATAGTTGCAACAGATGCTTGCTTACCTCTGGCAGCGATGGCAGAGGCTCCCCTAATGGCTCGTGTGCTGATAAACTATGAATTGCCCACGAAGAAGGTGAGCCGTCCCCATATTTTGTGTATACCTGTTACCTTTTATAAATTTATGGCCCAAAACATGAAgcttttttgatatttttttctggatATTTGCTATCATGCAGTTTCGTTGAGCACCTCTAGTTCAAACTTTTAGAAGTCTTGCCTTACCTGATGATTTTAGTTGTTTTTCAGGAATCTTACTTAAGGCGTGTGTCATCATGCTTGGCAGCAGGTATCTTAAGAAAACATTGATTCAATCCATTTCTTGTGCTTTCTGTAGCTGATGGGTCATGATGGCGCAGATGGAATTGTGATTAACATGGTTGTTGGTGGCGAGGTGGCAACACTGAGGGGTCTAGAAGAAACCAGTGGTCTGCTGATTGCAGAGATGCCAATACATGTAAGATACGCCATCGCTTGTTTTTATAGTCATCTAATATTCTCTTGTCGTATAAACTGAAAATATTTTGCTATGCAGGTTTCTGAAATATTATGACATTCTCAATTGTACGGCATTTCAGAAGTTACCATTTTACTGCCACACTAACTACTTGaggttcttattctttttttagggaaatacTTATGCTACTTCGATTTGTGGATTGCTTTCCATTATATGTGCATTGGTCCTAAAATTAGATCCCATAAAGAATTAGACTGATGTTAATTGGTTTTAGTCTACTGAGAAATGGAAGAATTTAGTCGTGTTTCATCTTCCAGTGACATCATACTTTACTCCATGCGTCATATTTTTTGTTAATGCTGATGTATTAATCCAAGTACTATGGGAATCAGAATTTTCAGATAACTACAGCCATGAGAACCTTTTTCTAGGCAGCAGAGATATATTTGATTAACATCAATCCTTTATCTTGAAATATACTTAGTTCTGACAAATATACTTAGTTCTGACCAGATCAGTGGCAAGGAAACAGCCAGTTGCTCACTTGGTGTTCCCATGGGATGCTCTAGCAAACTCTTCGAGTCCAAACCATAGAAGGTTGTATGATAATATTATAAATGACATTTCAACTACTGGTCTAGTCCACACCTCATGCTCTGTTCTGTAGCCAACTTCCAGATATATGTctcaaaagttaaaaaaaaattcatagaaaagaaaggaatcaaagtaaa
Coding sequences:
- the LOC133904020 gene encoding uncharacterized protein LOC133904020: MVLGQTGVVCLHTLQFLVSARNIPLPLIRFPLRRGAMRSAAGGAASGTDFADALPSPISPAAAPSHSSPGRHYYLAVDRLQFKMRTLLELLGVVADRRGGLPIFVCVSSRDELDALCAAVANLPFVSLSPLYSDQAEAERASILEKFRQATTQWNQATKATDIAESSKPESMGSKLCIIVATDACLPLAAMAEAPLMARVLINYELPTKKESYLRRVSSCLAADGIVINMVVGGEVATLRGLEETSGLLIAEMPIHVSEIL